From one Streptomyces sp. ICC1 genomic stretch:
- a CDS encoding clavaminate synthase family protein → MPETTPGTTPSSAVAADWALDPADAGACERLARTLCTGEHDQVDDPGWMARARDAWEDLPYPLRRGVRRFRRHSGPHGTLVIGGLPVDQAALPATPSVPGSVQRRATVPAAVLTMVACGLGEPLAYRAEKSGALVQDVVPVPGQESFHGNAGSVPLSFHTENGFHPHPPDYVVFLCLRADHDRRAGMRVAGIRQALPLLTPAGRQALFAPEFITTPPPSFGPDAGARAPDVEPRPVLSGAVEDPDIRMAQLVTTPLTPRAAAALTEFGRACEATARTLRLNPGDLVIIDNRVTVHGRTAFHPRYDGSDRWLQRTYVTTDLRRSRDHRPHDGHVLAR, encoded by the coding sequence ATGCCCGAGACGACGCCCGGCACCACCCCAAGCTCTGCCGTCGCCGCCGACTGGGCGCTCGACCCGGCCGATGCCGGCGCGTGCGAGCGGCTGGCCCGCACCCTGTGCACCGGCGAGCACGACCAGGTCGACGACCCCGGGTGGATGGCCCGGGCCAGGGACGCCTGGGAGGACCTTCCGTACCCGCTGCGCCGTGGGGTGCGCCGATTTCGAAGGCACTCCGGCCCGCATGGCACCTTGGTGATCGGCGGCCTGCCCGTCGATCAGGCGGCCCTGCCCGCGACACCGTCCGTACCCGGCTCGGTCCAGCGCCGGGCCACCGTCCCGGCCGCGGTGCTCACCATGGTGGCCTGCGGGCTCGGCGAGCCTCTCGCCTACCGGGCTGAGAAATCCGGCGCCCTCGTACAGGACGTCGTGCCCGTGCCCGGGCAGGAGAGCTTCCACGGCAACGCCGGATCGGTGCCGCTGTCCTTCCACACCGAGAACGGCTTCCACCCCCACCCACCCGACTACGTGGTCTTCCTGTGCCTGCGCGCCGACCACGACCGACGCGCCGGCATGCGCGTCGCCGGCATCCGCCAAGCGCTGCCGCTCCTCACTCCAGCCGGTCGCCAGGCCCTTTTCGCACCGGAGTTCATCACCACACCACCACCTTCCTTCGGCCCCGACGCCGGCGCGCGTGCGCCCGACGTCGAGCCCCGACCGGTGCTGTCGGGAGCGGTCGAGGATCCCGACATACGGATGGCCCAACTCGTCACCACCCCGCTCACCCCTCGGGCCGCCGCGGCGCTGACCGAATTCGGCCGCGCCTGCGAAGCGACCGCCCGCACCCTGCGCCTGAACCCGGGCGACCTGGTCATCATCGACAACCGCGTCACCGTCCACGGCCGCACCGCCTTCCACCCCCGCTACGACGGATCAGACCGCTGGCTGCAACGCACCTACGTCACCACCGACCTGCGCCGCTCCCGCGACCACCGCCCCCACGACGGCCACGTACTCGCCCGCTGA
- a CDS encoding aquaporin produces the protein MPAPDLSAVAVFALEVHPEYVRPMPYAVAAAVGVIIALLGPVSGGAANPARQFGPALVSGNTIALWA, from the coding sequence TTGCCCGCCCCCGACCTCTCCGCCGTCGCGGTGTTCGCTCTGGAAGTCCACCCCGAATACGTGCGGCCGATGCCGTACGCGGTGGCTGCGGCGGTCGGCGTGATCATTGCGCTGCTGGGTCCGGTCAGTGGCGGGGCCGCGAACCCGGCCCGCCAGTTCGGGCCCGCCCTGGTCTCCGGGAACACCATTGCTTTGTGGGCGTAG
- a CDS encoding aquaporin, protein MAAEEQQPVLAPGPAGAPWRYAAIEFALTAVLMFVVVTVVRWLLDPASPAHIGSLHLALVVIGALVAVVLLGLILSPPDRRSGAHLNPAVSLALRLMRAFPGRAVAPYAVAQLCGALAGTALARLVWGRVLDAAP, encoded by the coding sequence ATGGCCGCCGAGGAGCAGCAACCCGTCCTGGCGCCAGGTCCCGCGGGCGCGCCGTGGCGGTACGCGGCGATCGAGTTCGCGCTGACGGCGGTGTTGATGTTCGTCGTGGTGACGGTGGTGCGCTGGCTCCTTGACCCGGCCTCCCCGGCCCACATCGGCAGCCTGCATCTGGCGCTGGTCGTGATCGGGGCGCTGGTCGCGGTTGTCCTGCTCGGGCTGATTCTGAGCCCGCCGGACCGCAGATCCGGCGCTCACCTGAACCCGGCGGTCAGCCTTGCCCTGCGGTTGATGCGCGCCTTCCCCGGCCGCGCCGTCGCCCCGTACGCGGTGGCGCAACTGTGCGGCGCGCTGGCCGGCACGGCGTTGGCCCGCCTGGTGTGGGGCCGGGTACTGGACGCCGCCCCCTGA
- a CDS encoding transketolase: MTQAAADIRFRHEDLGPLMALMTGAEKHGPAATSTLDALWVLYDRVLRVGPGSAEDPGRDRFLLSKGHGPMAYYAVLAAKGFIPVDWLRGFGAYDSPLGHHPDRTLIPGVEIGSGSLGHGLPLGVGSALGLRAQGLAEPAVWVLIGDAELDEGSNHEALAYAGSAGLDRLHTIVIDNDSATHGWRGGIASRFEAAGWSAVTVDGRDHAALYAAFTAPHPGRPHAVVARVEKKH; encoded by the coding sequence ATGACTCAGGCAGCCGCGGACATCCGGTTCCGCCACGAAGACCTCGGACCGCTCATGGCGCTCATGACCGGGGCCGAGAAGCACGGTCCCGCCGCCACCTCCACGCTCGACGCGCTGTGGGTGCTCTACGACCGGGTGCTGCGCGTCGGGCCCGGCAGCGCCGAGGATCCCGGGCGGGACCGGTTCCTGCTGTCCAAGGGGCACGGGCCGATGGCCTACTACGCCGTCCTCGCCGCCAAGGGGTTCATCCCCGTCGACTGGCTGCGCGGGTTCGGCGCGTACGACTCCCCCCTCGGGCACCACCCGGACCGCACCCTGATCCCCGGCGTGGAGATCGGCAGCGGCTCGCTGGGCCACGGACTGCCGCTCGGCGTCGGCAGCGCGCTCGGGCTGCGGGCGCAGGGGCTGGCCGAGCCGGCGGTGTGGGTGCTGATCGGCGACGCCGAGCTCGACGAGGGCAGCAATCACGAGGCCCTCGCGTACGCCGGCTCCGCCGGGCTCGACCGGCTGCACACGATCGTGATCGACAACGACTCCGCCACCCACGGCTGGCGGGGCGGCATCGCCTCCCGCTTCGAGGCCGCCGGCTGGTCCGCGGTCACCGTGGACGGCCGGGACCACGCGGCCCTGTACGCCGCCTTCACCGCACCCCACCCCGGCCGGCCGCACGCCGTCGTCGCCCGGGTCGAGAAGAAGCACTGA
- a CDS encoding transketolase C-terminal domain-containing protein, whose product MDTMRDRFISVTSHALDEDPRLALVLAEITMDGFRPAQDRHPDRVVNVGIREQLLIGVGGGLALTGLRPVVHTFASFLVERPFEQIKLDLGHQGTGAVLVSASASYDWPAGGYTHMAPGDVALLDTLDGWTVHVPGHPDEAEALLRHAYAAGDDKVYVRLSAQSNAHARPVTGLGFETVREGRAGVVVAVGPLLDNVLDATEGTDVTVLYAPTVRPWDDQALRAAVGHATADVVLVEPYLAGTSSAAAGEALREVPHRVLGLGVGRAELRRYGTIEQHTAAHGLDPASLRARIAGFLRA is encoded by the coding sequence ATGGACACCATGCGCGACCGGTTCATCTCGGTCACATCACACGCACTCGACGAGGACCCCCGACTGGCCCTCGTCCTCGCCGAGATCACCATGGACGGCTTCCGACCCGCCCAGGACCGCCACCCGGACCGGGTGGTCAACGTCGGGATCCGCGAGCAGCTGCTCATCGGCGTGGGCGGCGGGCTCGCGCTCACGGGCCTGCGGCCCGTCGTGCACACCTTCGCCAGCTTCCTCGTGGAGCGGCCCTTCGAGCAGATCAAGCTCGACCTCGGGCACCAGGGCACGGGCGCGGTCCTCGTCAGCGCGAGCGCGAGCTACGACTGGCCGGCCGGCGGCTACACGCACATGGCTCCGGGCGACGTGGCCCTGCTGGACACCCTGGACGGCTGGACCGTCCACGTCCCGGGCCACCCCGACGAGGCCGAGGCGCTGCTGCGCCACGCCTACGCCGCCGGGGACGACAAGGTCTACGTCCGGCTCTCCGCGCAGTCGAACGCGCACGCCCGCCCCGTCACCGGGCTCGGCTTCGAGACCGTGCGGGAGGGACGCGCGGGCGTCGTGGTCGCCGTCGGCCCGCTGCTCGACAACGTCCTCGACGCGACGGAGGGCACGGACGTGACCGTCCTGTACGCACCGACCGTGCGGCCCTGGGACGACCAGGCCCTGCGCGCCGCCGTCGGGCACGCCACGGCCGATGTGGTCCTGGTCGAGCCCTACCTCGCCGGGACCTCCTCGGCGGCCGCCGGCGAAGCGCTCCGCGAGGTCCCCCACCGGGTGCTCGGCCTCGGCGTCGGCCGCGCCGAGCTGCGCCGCTACGGCACCATCGAGCAGCACACCGCCGCCCACGGCCTGGACCCGGCATCGCTGCGCGCACGGATCGCCGGGTTCCTCCGCGCCTGA
- a CDS encoding IS607 family transposase: protein MNLKGWAKAQGVHPQTAYRWFREGNLPVPAERVGPRTILVNVEALAVPEKVGGVGLYARVSSHDQKLDLERQAARLSAWAAKAGHRVVRIESEVASGMDGLRTKVRRLLADPDVTTVVVEHKDRLGRMNVELVEAALSATGRRLVVLDDGEVEDDLVRDMIEVLTSFCARLYGQRSAKNRARRALQAAAGDG from the coding sequence ATGAACCTGAAGGGGTGGGCGAAGGCGCAGGGTGTGCATCCGCAGACTGCGTATCGCTGGTTCCGTGAGGGCAATTTGCCGGTTCCGGCTGAGCGGGTCGGGCCGCGCACGATTCTGGTGAACGTTGAGGCCCTTGCCGTGCCGGAAAAGGTCGGTGGCGTCGGGCTGTATGCCCGCGTCTCCTCTCACGATCAGAAGCTGGATCTGGAGCGTCAGGCGGCCAGGTTGTCGGCGTGGGCGGCGAAGGCCGGGCATCGGGTGGTGCGGATCGAATCCGAGGTCGCATCCGGGATGGACGGTTTGCGTACCAAGGTGCGTCGTCTGTTGGCCGATCCCGATGTCACGACCGTGGTGGTGGAGCACAAGGACCGCCTTGGCCGCATGAACGTCGAACTCGTCGAAGCGGCCCTGTCCGCGACGGGCCGCCGCCTGGTGGTCCTGGATGACGGTGAGGTTGAGGATGACCTGGTCCGCGACATGATCGAGGTACTGACCTCGTTCTGTGCCCGCTTGTACGGACAGCGCTCCGCGAAGAACCGGGCACGAAGGGCGCTTCAGGCGGCGGCCGGCGATGGCTGA
- a CDS encoding transposase yields MADPAGKLRAIAPSFVALGPSGVAIRDRLKNLSVEDERVLRLVGAHQGALASRDLKQRCADGRDHSTETWATRKRGLTRESSSRIAGAITKASHDQWALARRCQAAHIKTLAAGIHALRHRLGLPVGEKGSKRAAGGYRSRSEWFRKSRRLVTLEERHAAVVADWRAGRVRVARGGKRLANTRHHLDRAQLTEEQWRARWEAERWFLAADGESGKRFGNETIRVTPDGEVSIKLPTPLAHLADAKHGRYVLTCRIAFAHRGAEWADRMEENRAVAYRIHLDVTRGRWYLTAAWQRPVVQTVPLATARAKGMVGVDTNAGHFAAYRLDPHGNPIGEPHRFPYDLSGSAAHRDAQIRHAITRLLHWTKSTGVKAIAIEDLDFTAEKTREKHGRRKRFRQLISGIPTGKLKARLVSMATEHGLAIVAADPAYTSQWGGQYWQKPLATPRRKMSRHDAAGIAIGRRALGHPIRHGVSPARRAWGGTAPPPHDQSDRAGHRTVQAGPGTQGRDGIRPPTTDRLYGEPTPSGKRKRGPSASKTVRDAPSTHQWVQDSLLHTG; encoded by the coding sequence ATGGCTGATCCGGCAGGGAAGCTGCGCGCCATCGCTCCCTCGTTTGTGGCGCTCGGCCCGTCCGGTGTGGCGATACGCGACCGTCTGAAAAATTTGAGCGTCGAGGATGAGAGGGTTCTGCGGCTGGTTGGCGCGCATCAGGGTGCTCTGGCTTCCCGTGACCTCAAGCAGCGGTGCGCGGACGGTCGCGACCACTCCACTGAGACGTGGGCGACTCGTAAGCGGGGGCTGACGAGGGAGTCGTCGTCGAGGATCGCCGGGGCGATCACCAAGGCCAGTCACGATCAGTGGGCGCTCGCCCGCCGCTGCCAGGCCGCGCACATCAAGACTCTGGCCGCCGGCATCCACGCACTACGTCACCGTCTCGGCCTCCCGGTCGGGGAGAAGGGGAGTAAGCGGGCGGCGGGTGGCTACCGCTCCAGGAGCGAGTGGTTTCGCAAGTCCCGGCGTCTCGTGACGCTGGAAGAGCGGCACGCGGCCGTTGTCGCCGACTGGCGGGCGGGTCGGGTTCGTGTGGCCCGGGGCGGGAAGCGGCTGGCGAATACCCGGCACCACCTGGACAGAGCCCAGCTTACGGAGGAGCAGTGGCGTGCCCGGTGGGAAGCCGAACGCTGGTTCCTGGCCGCCGACGGTGAGTCCGGGAAACGGTTCGGGAACGAGACGATCCGCGTCACCCCCGACGGCGAAGTCAGCATCAAGCTCCCGACCCCACTCGCACACCTGGCCGATGCCAAGCACGGCCGGTACGTCCTGACCTGCCGGATCGCATTCGCGCACCGGGGCGCGGAGTGGGCGGACCGGATGGAAGAGAATCGGGCCGTGGCCTACCGCATCCACCTGGACGTCACACGCGGCCGCTGGTACCTGACCGCAGCCTGGCAACGCCCTGTAGTCCAGACGGTCCCGCTCGCCACCGCCCGCGCGAAGGGCATGGTCGGTGTGGATACCAACGCCGGCCACTTCGCCGCCTACCGGCTCGACCCGCACGGCAACCCCATTGGCGAGCCACACCGCTTCCCCTACGACCTCAGTGGATCGGCCGCCCACCGCGACGCTCAGATCCGGCACGCCATCACCCGGCTGCTGCACTGGACGAAGAGCACCGGCGTCAAGGCCATCGCGATCGAAGACCTCGACTTCACCGCCGAGAAGACCCGGGAGAAGCACGGCCGCAGGAAACGGTTCCGGCAGCTGATCTCCGGCATTCCGACCGGCAAGCTCAAAGCCCGCCTCGTCTCGATGGCCACCGAACACGGCCTCGCCATCGTCGCAGCCGATCCCGCCTACACCTCCCAGTGGGGAGGTCAGTATTGGCAGAAGCCACTGGCCACCCCACGCCGAAAGATGTCCCGTCACGATGCCGCCGGCATCGCGATCGGACGACGCGCCCTCGGACACCCGATCCGGCATGGGGTATCCCCTGCTCGAAGAGCTTGGGGAGGGACGGCACCGCCCCCACACGACCAGAGCGATCGTGCGGGGCATCGGACCGTCCAGGCCGGACCAGGCACCCAGGGGCGTGACGGAATCCGCCCACCCACAACGGACCGGCTCTACGGAGAGCCGACGCCGAGCGGGAAGAGAAAGCGGGGACCCAGTGCATCCAAAACCGTTCGGGATGCGCCCAGTACGCACCAGTGGGTCCAAGACTCACTCCTGCACACTGGATAG
- the dapE gene encoding succinyl-diaminopimelate desuccinylase, which translates to MSESELDLTQDAAELTARLVGIPSVSGDEKVLADLVEHALRGLPHLTVDRFGNNVVARTGLGRAERVVLAGHLDTVPIADNVPSRLDENGVLWGCGTTDMKSGVAVQLRIAATVPEPNRDLTFVFYDQEEVAADLNGLGKVAEAHPDWLTGDFAVLLEPSNAEVEGGCQGTLRVLLRTAGERAHSARSWMGSNAIHSAGPILAKLAAYEPRRPVIDGLEYHEGLNAVRIEGGVANNVIPDACTVTVNFRYAPDRSEAEAVAHVREVFADCDIAEFVIDDSSGGALPGLGHPAAAAFMEAVGGRAMPKFGWTDVSRFSALGVPAVNYGPGDALLAHKVDERVETKAILHCEERLRAWLTS; encoded by the coding sequence ATGTCCGAATCCGAGCTGGACCTCACCCAGGACGCCGCCGAGCTGACCGCCCGGCTCGTCGGCATCCCCTCCGTGAGCGGCGACGAGAAGGTACTCGCCGACCTCGTGGAACACGCGCTGCGCGGCCTCCCGCACCTGACCGTGGACCGTTTCGGCAACAACGTCGTCGCGCGCACCGGCCTCGGCCGCGCCGAACGCGTCGTACTGGCCGGGCACCTCGACACCGTGCCGATCGCCGACAACGTGCCCTCCCGCCTCGACGAGAACGGCGTCCTGTGGGGCTGCGGCACCACCGACATGAAGTCGGGCGTCGCCGTACAGCTGCGCATCGCCGCGACCGTGCCGGAGCCCAACCGCGACCTCACCTTCGTCTTCTACGACCAGGAAGAGGTCGCCGCCGACCTCAACGGCCTCGGCAAGGTCGCCGAAGCCCACCCCGACTGGCTGACCGGCGACTTCGCGGTCCTGCTGGAGCCGTCGAACGCCGAGGTCGAGGGCGGCTGCCAGGGCACCCTGCGCGTCCTGCTCCGCACGGCCGGCGAGCGCGCCCACTCCGCGCGCAGCTGGATGGGCTCCAACGCCATCCACTCGGCGGGCCCGATCCTGGCCAAGCTGGCGGCGTACGAGCCCCGCAGGCCCGTGATCGACGGCCTCGAGTACCACGAGGGCCTCAACGCGGTCCGCATCGAGGGCGGCGTCGCCAACAACGTCATCCCCGACGCGTGCACGGTGACGGTCAACTTCCGCTACGCGCCGGACCGCAGCGAGGCCGAGGCGGTCGCCCACGTCCGGGAGGTGTTCGCCGACTGCGACATCGCCGAGTTCGTGATCGACGACTCCTCGGGCGGGGCCCTGCCCGGCCTCGGCCACCCGGCCGCGGCGGCCTTCATGGAGGCCGTCGGCGGGCGCGCCATGCCGAAGTTCGGCTGGACGGACGTCTCCCGCTTCAGCGCGCTGGGCGTCCCGGCCGTCAACTACGGCCCGGGCGACGCGCTGCTGGCCCACAAGGTGGACGAGCGGGTGGAGACGAAGGCGATCCTGCACTGCGAGGAACGACTCCGCGCCTGGCTGACCTCCTGA
- a CDS encoding TIGR00730 family Rossman fold protein: MGNPEGSARRRPEEQQLGPVLRRRGQVQAGSTTDQRLLDSAGPSEWVHTDPWRVLRIQSEFIEGFGTLAELPPAISVFGSARTPAGSPEYEAGVRIGGALVEAGFAVITGGGPGAMEAANKGAREANGLSVGLGIELPFEQGLNEHVDLGLNFRYFFVRKTMFVKYSQGFVVLPGGLGTLDEMFEALTLVQTQKITRFPIVLFGTEYWSGLIDWLRNTVIAQGKASEKDLYLFHVTDDVDEAIALVTKEVGK; the protein is encoded by the coding sequence ATGGGCAACCCTGAAGGGTCCGCTCGTCGTCGGCCCGAGGAGCAGCAGCTCGGGCCGGTGCTGAGGAGGCGGGGCCAGGTGCAGGCCGGCAGTACGACGGACCAGCGGCTGCTGGATTCGGCCGGGCCCTCCGAGTGGGTGCACACCGATCCGTGGCGGGTCCTGCGCATCCAGTCGGAGTTCATCGAGGGCTTCGGCACGCTGGCGGAGCTGCCGCCGGCGATCAGCGTGTTCGGCTCGGCCCGGACGCCGGCGGGGTCGCCGGAGTACGAGGCGGGCGTGCGGATCGGCGGCGCGCTCGTGGAGGCCGGCTTCGCGGTGATCACGGGCGGTGGCCCGGGCGCGATGGAGGCGGCCAACAAGGGCGCGCGGGAGGCCAATGGCCTCTCGGTCGGCCTCGGCATCGAGCTGCCCTTCGAGCAGGGACTCAACGAGCACGTCGACCTCGGGCTGAACTTCCGCTACTTCTTCGTCCGCAAGACGATGTTCGTGAAGTACAGCCAGGGCTTCGTGGTGCTGCCGGGCGGCCTCGGCACGCTGGACGAGATGTTCGAGGCCCTGACCCTGGTGCAGACCCAGAAGATCACCCGCTTCCCGATCGTGCTGTTCGGCACGGAGTACTGGAGCGGCCTGATCGACTGGCTGCGCAACACGGTGATCGCGCAGGGCAAGGCCTCGGAGAAGGACCTCTACCTGTTCCACGTCACGGACGACGTGGACGAGGCCATCGCCCTGGTGACGAAGGAAGTCGGCAAGTAG
- the folP gene encoding dihydropteroate synthase: protein MLRLGRREFDTHEPVIMAIVNRTPDSFYDQGATFRDEPALDRVEQAVAEGAAIIDIGGVKAGPGEHVDAAEEARRTVGFVADVRRRHPDVVISVDTWRHEVGEAVCEAGADLLNDAWGGVDPKLAEVAARYGAGIVCTHAGGVEPRTRPHRTSYEDVMEDILRVTVGLAERAAALGVPRESIMIDPGHDFGKNTRHSLEATRRLTEMTATGWPVLVSLSNKDFVGETLDKPVKERLLGTLATTAVSAWLGAQVYRVHEVAETRQVLDMVRAIQGHRPPAVARRGLA from the coding sequence ATGCTGCGACTGGGCAGGCGCGAGTTCGACACCCACGAGCCAGTGATCATGGCCATCGTGAACCGGACCCCTGACTCCTTCTACGACCAGGGCGCGACCTTCCGTGACGAGCCGGCCCTGGACCGGGTCGAGCAGGCGGTCGCCGAGGGCGCGGCGATCATCGACATCGGCGGGGTCAAGGCCGGGCCCGGCGAGCACGTGGACGCGGCCGAGGAGGCCCGGCGCACGGTCGGGTTCGTCGCCGACGTGCGGCGTCGCCATCCGGACGTGGTGATCAGCGTCGACACCTGGCGGCACGAGGTCGGCGAGGCGGTCTGCGAGGCCGGGGCCGACCTGCTGAACGACGCGTGGGGCGGGGTCGACCCCAAGCTCGCGGAGGTCGCCGCGCGCTACGGCGCCGGCATCGTCTGCACCCACGCGGGCGGGGTCGAGCCGCGCACGCGGCCGCACCGGACCTCGTACGAGGACGTCATGGAGGACATCCTGCGCGTCACGGTCGGGCTCGCGGAGCGGGCGGCGGCCCTGGGCGTCCCCCGGGAGTCGATCATGATCGACCCGGGCCACGACTTCGGGAAGAACACCCGCCACTCCCTGGAGGCCACCCGCCGCCTCACGGAGATGACCGCGACGGGCTGGCCGGTGCTGGTCTCGCTGTCGAACAAGGACTTCGTCGGCGAGACCCTCGACAAGCCCGTCAAGGAGCGCCTGCTGGGCACCCTGGCCACCACGGCCGTCTCGGCCTGGCTCGGCGCCCAGGTCTACCGCGTCCACGAGGTCGCGGAAACGCGGCAGGTCCTGGACATGGTCCGCGCCATCCAGGGCCACCGGCCCCCGGCGGTCGCCCGCCGGGGACTGGCCTAG
- a CDS encoding DivIVA domain-containing protein: MIVFAFLLIALIVVVAAVTLAVIGGGSEAVLPEAEPDRVADVLPENRPVVRADIDELRLPVAPRGYRMAEVDDVLERLAAELAERDARIAELSAAVEAGTGPVSLTKAADQ, from the coding sequence TTGATCGTGTTCGCGTTCTTGCTCATCGCACTGATCGTGGTCGTCGCTGCGGTCACCCTGGCGGTGATCGGCGGCGGATCCGAGGCCGTGCTGCCGGAGGCCGAGCCGGACCGGGTGGCGGACGTCCTGCCGGAGAACCGACCCGTCGTACGGGCCGACATCGACGAGCTGCGGCTGCCGGTCGCGCCGCGCGGCTACCGGATGGCCGAGGTGGACGACGTACTGGAGCGGCTGGCGGCGGAGCTGGCGGAGCGCGACGCGCGGATCGCCGAGCTCAGCGCCGCCGTGGAGGCCGGGACCGGTCCGGTGAGCCTGACCAAGGCCGCCGATCAGTGA
- a CDS encoding DNA-3-methyladenine glycosylase I — MSGVVAGPDGGLRCPWGLSTADYITYHDSEWGRPVHGDDALYERLCLEAFQSGLSWLTILRRREGFRAAFAGFEIAAVAEFGAPDVERLLGDEGIIRNRAKIEATLANAKTLVGWRAGELDALVWSHAPAPGRAPRSTTEIPAVTPESTALAKALKKAGIRFVGPTTAYALMQACGLVNDHLARCVARDPA, encoded by the coding sequence GTGAGCGGGGTCGTCGCCGGGCCCGACGGAGGGCTGCGGTGCCCCTGGGGGCTGTCCACCGCGGACTACATCACCTACCACGACAGCGAGTGGGGGCGTCCGGTCCACGGGGACGACGCCCTGTACGAGCGGCTGTGCCTGGAGGCGTTCCAGTCGGGGCTCTCCTGGCTGACGATCCTGCGCCGGCGCGAGGGGTTCCGGGCGGCCTTCGCGGGCTTCGAGATCGCCGCGGTCGCGGAGTTCGGGGCGCCGGACGTGGAACGGCTCCTCGGCGACGAGGGGATCATCCGCAACCGGGCCAAGATCGAGGCGACCCTGGCCAACGCGAAGACCCTGGTCGGGTGGCGGGCGGGCGAACTGGACGCCCTGGTCTGGTCCCACGCCCCGGCACCGGGCCGGGCCCCGAGGAGCACCACCGAGATCCCGGCGGTGACCCCGGAGTCCACGGCCCTGGCCAAGGCCCTGAAGAAGGCGGGCATCCGCTTCGTCGGCCCGACGACGGCCTACGCCCTGATGCAGGCCTGCGGACTGGTCAACGACCACCTCGCCCGCTGCGTGGCGCGCGACCCGGCCTGA
- a CDS encoding enoyl-CoA hydratase-related protein, with protein MADSVLYEVTDGLATITINRPDAMNAMNTETKVALRDAALAAAADPAVRAVLLTAAGNRAFCVGQDLKEHVGFLAADRESGSSLTMSTVSEHYNPIVRALTQMPKPVVAGVNGVAAGAGFGFALAADFRVVADTASFNTSFAGVALTADSGVSWTLPRLIGGSRAADLLLFPRSVKAQEALDLGIANRVVPSEQLAEEAASVARRLAQGPTVAYAALKESLAYGASHSLSEALDHEDVLQSRAGASEDHGIAVAAFLAKEAPRYLGR; from the coding sequence ATGGCCGACAGCGTGCTCTACGAAGTGACCGACGGACTCGCGACCATCACGATCAACCGTCCCGACGCCATGAACGCCATGAACACCGAGACCAAGGTCGCCCTGCGCGACGCGGCCCTGGCGGCGGCCGCGGACCCGGCGGTACGGGCGGTCCTGCTCACCGCGGCCGGCAACCGGGCGTTCTGCGTCGGCCAGGACCTCAAGGAGCACGTCGGCTTCCTGGCGGCCGACCGCGAGAGCGGCTCCTCGCTCACCATGAGCACGGTCTCGGAGCACTACAACCCGATCGTCCGCGCGCTGACGCAGATGCCGAAGCCGGTGGTGGCGGGCGTGAACGGCGTCGCGGCGGGCGCGGGCTTCGGCTTCGCCCTGGCGGCGGACTTCCGGGTGGTCGCGGACACCGCGTCCTTCAACACCTCGTTCGCGGGTGTCGCCCTGACGGCGGACTCCGGCGTCTCGTGGACGCTGCCTCGGCTGATCGGGGGGTCGCGCGCGGCGGATCTGCTGCTCTTCCCCCGCTCGGTGAAGGCCCAGGAGGCCCTCGACCTCGGCATCGCGAACCGCGTCGTCCCCTCGGAGCAGCTCGCCGAGGAGGCGGCGTCGGTCGCCAGGCGCCTCGCGCAGGGCCCCACGGTCGCGTACGCGGCCCTGAAGGAGTCCCTGGCCTACGGGGCCTCGCACTCCCTCTCGGAGGCCCTGGACCACGAGGACGTGCTCCAGTCCCGCGCGGGCGCCTCCGAGGACCACGGGATCGCCGTCGCGGCCTTCCTGGCGAAGGAAGCCCCGCGCTACCTGGGGCGCTGA
- a CDS encoding DUF3117 domain-containing protein: MAAMKPRTGDGPLEVTKEGRGIVMRVPLEGGGRLVVELTPDEADALGDALKKVVG, from the coding sequence ATGGCGGCCATGAAGCCGCGGACGGGCGACGGCCCGCTCGAGGTCACCAAGGAGGGGCGGGGCATCGTCATGCGCGTACCGCTCGAGGGCGGCGGTCGGCTCGTCGTCGAGCTGACTCCGGACGAGGCGGACGCCCTGGGTGACGCCCTGAAGAAGGTCGTCGGCTAG